Below is a window of Terriglobales bacterium DNA.
TGGATGGCCGTCACCGTCCATCCCGCTTCCAGTTTTTCCATCGTCAGTTTGGCGTTGGTGCGGATGCTCTCCGGCGTCATGCCCGCGCCGCCCAGTTGCGCCGAAAGCGCCATGGAAAAGCAACCCGCATGCGCCGCCGCCACCAGCTCTTCCGGATTGGTTCCCGGCGCGTTCTCAAAGCGCGTAGTAAACGAGTACGGAGTGTCTTTCAGCACTCCGCTGGGCGCCGAGATAGTGCCTTTGCCGTCCTTCAGTCCGCCCTTCCACACCGCACTTGCCTGCCGCTCCATGGTGCTCTCCTTGAGAGGGATTCCTATGAGTCCGCGCCGCTCTGGGCGCAGTCCATAAAGATACCACCTTCGGTGTCAGGTCTCGGGTGTGAAGTCCCCGGGCGATTCACACTTCGCAGTTCACAGTTCACAGTTCGACGGATTCAATGATTCACTGATTCAATTTTCCCTGCCTCCTGCCTCCTGCCTCCTCGCTCTTCGCCCGTTACCAACGTGTTCACAGAACCAACTTAGTTCTTGACACTCCCACCCGCAGCGCCATAACGTTGCCGACAGTTTTAGTCCGCATTCTGGCGGATGCGGGCGGGTTCCGTTCGGCCCGCGGCTTTCACTAGCGGTTTCCTGCAAACAACCCGGTGACGCGTGGCCCGCGGCCCGACGCCGCGACGACCAGGAGGAATTGACGTCCATGGTGATGAGACCCACCCACAAGAAGCTGCGGCTCGCTCTGACTGCCATCGCCGCGCTGCAAGCCATGATCAGCTACGAGCTGGTGTTCGCGGCCATGCGTCCCGGCGGCCGGCCCGCCTTCATCTTCGGACTCCTGGGCGTGGTGTTCGCTCTGGTGAACCTCTATCTCGCCTTCAGCCTGAAGAAGCTCTTGCCCGACCACACCCGTCGCATCGTCGGACTCACCATCGCCAGTGTCCTCTGGATGGGCACCGCCTTCATCTTCGCCGTGGGCGGCCTGCGCGATCCGCGCGGCTACATGCTGTTCGGCGCCATGGTCTTCGCCTGGTACACCGTGCGCAACCTCAAGCGCGCCAAGGGCGACTTCCCCACCGCCGAGGTCGCCAAGGAAGACCTGCCCAAGCCGAAGGCGTGAATAGCAGATCTCAGCTTTCCGCTCTCCGCTTGCAGCCTTCCGGCCCACGCCGTCAGCCAGGCATTGCCATTCTTGGTTGTTGCTTTCGGAAAGCGGACAGCGCATAGCGGAAAGCGCTTTTCAGCACTTCCACTCGGTCCCGGGTACTAGGTACTGGGTACTTCTCTCAGTAGAAATCCGCGCAGCTCAGGAAGAATCCACATTGCGGGCACACCAGCTTGCAGTGCTGGTCCACCAGCCGCGACGAGCACGTCGGGCAATATTGGATGGCCTGCGCGCTCGCGGCGGCGCGCCGCGCTTCATCTGCTGAAGCCGGCTCGATTTCGCGCCGCTTAGGCGATGGAGGTTTTTCGTTCACCCGCGCATTGTAGCCCGGTTCGCATTCGCGCAGAAACAGTAAGGGGCGAGGCTTGCGCCTCGCCCCCAAAAATTCCAATCCGGCCGGACCGGCTATTCCAGCGCCTTGTTGCGCCGGTCGCGCTCTTCCAGCGTCCAGATGACGAACGTCACCACCTTGTGTCCGCCGCCGAAGTCCAGTTCATAGACCTCGGTGCCGCCGTTGCGCGAGCGGGCCACCAGGCGTCCCCACTG
It encodes the following:
- a CDS encoding OsmC family protein, which encodes MERQASAVWKGGLKDGKGTISAPSGVLKDTPYSFTTRFENAPGTNPEELVAAAHAGCFSMALSAQLGGAGMTPESIRTNAKLTMEKLEAGWTVTAIHLDVTAKIPGGDKAKFETAAANAKAGCPISRLLNAKITMDAKLES